The DNA window CAAAACTTGTGATGATgatgttttcttttgttgtttcaatAATATTGTTGTCAAATTCTTTGATCAAACTCATCTTGAGTCTTCTTATGTTCTCATCATCCACCTTAAAACATTCATGCACAAGTGTTTTGGAGGGAAGATATGGTGAACTCGCGACCGAGGGACCATCCATGGGACTTGGCAATGGAGTCTTTGTAAATGACCCAATTAGCCTTTCTCTTTCCCAAACAGGCTTTACTGAAGGCTCATTTCTTCCACTTGCAAATTCAATTATAGCTCTTAAGAATTGAGATGCTCCACATCCATCTATGACAACATGCGAAACTGCCATGCCAAGGACGAATCCGCCACATAAGAATTTTGTCACCTTGAACCCTAAAGGATATTGTTTAACACTTTCTTCATCTTGTGAAGGAAGATCAAAGGCAAAGAGTTTTGCAACTTGTGTATCACTACCATCAAGGtaatgaagagaagaaagattGCAATTAGCAATGGCCTCCACAAATGGAACTCCAATGTTGGGATTGCAATGAACTCTAAACTTCCCATCAACATGTTTCACTAGCCTACCAGAAAGAGGGTAGTAATAGAACAAAGCCTTTGAGAGTGCTTCCTTGATCACATTAATAGGGTTAGGGTCAATTTGGTCATTTGTGTAAGCACCATGATTTTGTGATGATTTGTAAACATGAATGGTTTGACATAGGCTATTGTGGTCAGGAATGTTGTCAAGTGTtgatagagaaagaattgaggAAGGAGTGGTCTTAGATGGTGTGACAAATGCTACATCTTTAATATGAATATTAAGAGGTgccattgaaaattttttgtggCTTTTGGAATTTGGAGAACGCTTGTGTTTGTGACTGTGGGATTTGAAATGTGTTGGAGTGGTTTATATAGATTATAACTTGAATTGGATTGGATGATTATTACTCATAAGGCATATACTTATATAGCTTCGTTCATGAATATGTACATATATAATTGACTTACATGCAATAATTGGCAAGATGGAATAATAGTAGGTATTATATGAATGAATTCCTCAcgttataattattaattataggggtgtcaaaatatatataaagaatgGTAATGGAAGTTTCTTGGATGGATTGAGTCACATGGTTTTGGGAATATGATTATGATTACCgttaattttataaatgtttTGGCAATTAGATCTCATTTTTATATTGAGTCCATTTTTAAGTTGAATATAActcatttttttgtttagtatgtcactacaagaaaatcaCTTTTAATGATAAGTTAAGTTTGGttttattgataataaaaataattgctaATGTTAGACATTagtcattttatattttgttgttaaaAAGTTTTAGTaacaattatataataattattgataaaacT is part of the Arachis duranensis cultivar V14167 chromosome 1, aradu.V14167.gnm2.J7QH, whole genome shotgun sequence genome and encodes:
- the LOC107474692 gene encoding spermidine coumaroyl-CoA acyltransferase-like; this encodes MAPLNIHIKDVAFVTPSKTTPSSILSLSTLDNIPDHNSLCQTIHVYKSSQNHGAYTNDQIDPNPINVIKEALSKALFYYYPLSGRLVKHVDGKFRVHCNPNIGVPFVEAIANCNLSSLHYLDGSDTQVAKLFAFDLPSQDEESVKQYPLGFKVTKFLCGGFVLGMAVSHVVIDGCGASQFLRAIIEFASGRNEPSVKPVWERERLIGSFTKTPLPSPMDGPSVASSPYLPSKTLVHECFKVDDENIRRLKMSLIKEFDNNIIETTKENIIITSFESLAAYVWRSRVRALKLSYDGRTMLSVIVGIRRHLLDPPLPEGYYGNAIVDANVVLKVKELNEKPLSQVVKHIKESKKVAFTKEYIRNSINTFESTVEDFDVEGSGAFMSLTDWKHLGFLEKLDFRGNVLVNALPAPCNMFGSVGLCIFAPLSNIDSSMKGGVRVFVSLPNHAMPKFREEMEALRFIN